Proteins encoded in a region of the Bacillus sp. T3 genome:
- a CDS encoding YrzQ family protein produces the protein MNKVVTSALAIGAGVAAFSMMRNNNMMSNRQMKKIGRRISRMF, from the coding sequence ATGAACAAAGTAGTCACTTCAGCTCTTGCAATCGGTGCAGGTGTAGCAGCTTTTAGTATGATGAGAAATAACAACATGATGTCGAATCGGCAGATGAAAAAAATCGGAAGACGAATCAGCCGAATGTTCTAA
- a CDS encoding PRC-barrel domain-containing protein → MSMEGEKLGIVEDVYFQEELGTIVGYECTDGFFSDLKEGKRVVKTDEPPAIGKDTIIVNVETL, encoded by the coding sequence ATGTCAATGGAAGGGGAAAAGCTGGGGATTGTTGAGGATGTTTATTTCCAAGAAGAATTGGGCACAATTGTGGGGTATGAATGCACGGATGGTTTCTTTTCTGACTTAAAAGAAGGAAAACGGGTCGTTAAAACGGACGAACCCCCTGCGATCGGCAAGGATACCATTATCGTGAATGTAGAAACATTGTGA
- a CDS encoding PRC-barrel domain-containing protein, protein MRTFSLVKGLPVIEINSGSKLGEVCDLSISSDGKVEGVLLKKKTLFHKMRLISIRNIDSFGSDGIMVSHSQVLEPLNSPPEHTIDHQRKLTWKNGHVNGRGKAGDC, encoded by the coding sequence TTGCGGACATTCTCATTAGTTAAAGGTCTTCCTGTAATTGAAATAAATAGCGGATCAAAGCTTGGCGAAGTGTGTGACTTAAGCATTTCGAGTGATGGAAAGGTTGAAGGAGTTCTTCTTAAAAAGAAGACTTTGTTTCATAAAATGCGGTTAATTTCGATCCGAAATATCGATTCCTTTGGCTCAGACGGAATAATGGTAAGTCATTCTCAAGTGCTTGAGCCCTTGAATTCTCCTCCAGAACATACTATTGATCATCAAAGAAAACTTACCTGGAAAAATGGTCATGTCAATGGAAGGGGAAAAGCTGGGGATTGTTGA